In Corythoichthys intestinalis isolate RoL2023-P3 chromosome 4, ASM3026506v1, whole genome shotgun sequence, a genomic segment contains:
- the prpf3 gene encoding U4/U6 small nuclear ribonucleoprotein Prp3 → MSLPKRDVEEIRPWVERTVKKVLGFSEPTVVTVALQCVGKGLDKRKTTDQLHPFLNESAGSFVERLFEALEETRGSRGNKGSGEKTRKREIKEVFSDETETGGGKNATPIADGTVTKRKRVPRFQEVEEPEVTPAPPSDSPGMLSKMQIKQMMEEATKQIEQRRKQLNIPSPAQAQMDSPMSRLLSHAGMGGSIMPSQAASFMNDAIEKARKVAEEQARLQSQMSVKPNILSALGNSIPHNFVALANLHAMGIAPPRVEVKEVNKPTPLILDDKGRTVDATGKEIELTHRMPTLKANIRAVKREQFRQQLKEKPGEDLESTSYFDNRVTVLAPQRARKTFKFHEQGRFEKIAQRIRTKAQLERLQNEISQAAKKTGIHASTKLALIAPRKDIGDSEVPNIEWWDSFILPTNIVIKPETNLDEIVLFGVTNLVEHPAQISPPVDKDKPVTLGVYLTKKEQKKLRRQTRREGQKEVQEKVRLGLMPPPEPKVRISNLMRVLGTEAVQDPTKVEAHVRAQMAKRQKAHEEANAARKLTAEQRKEKKVKKLKEDLSTGVHITVYRIRNLQNPAKKFKVEANANQLYLTGTVVLHKDVNLVVVEGGPKSQKKFKKLMMHRIKWEEHNSKRDDPDGDDDTRRNNKCWLIWEGTAKDRSFGDIKFKQCPTENMAREHFKKHGTEHYWDLALSKSVLDSADD, encoded by the exons ATGTCTCTTCCCAAACGGGATGTGGAGGAGATAAGGCCGTGGGTGGAGCGCACCGTGAAGAAGGTGCTTGGCTTCTCTGAACCAACTGTGGTCACTGTCGCGCTGCAGTGTGTCGGGAAGGGGCTGGATAAAAGGAAAACAACAG ACCAACTTCACCCTTTCCTAAACGAATCGGCTGGAAGTTTTGTCGAGCGTCTTTTTGAAGCGCTGGAGGAGACCCGCGGTTCCCGTGGCAACAAAGGAAGTGGGGAAAAGACTCGCAAGAGAGAAATAAAG GAGGTGTTTAGTGATGAGACGGAAACGGGTGGTGGGAAAAATGCCACGCCCATCGCTGACGGTACGGTCACCAAACGCAAACGGGTACCTCGCTTTCAGGAGGTGGAAGAGCCTGAGGTCACTCCGGCACCGCCGTCGGACAGTCCAGGAATGCTCAGCAAAATGCAg ATCAAACAGATGATGGAGGAAGCCACAAAACAGATAGAACAGCGCAGAAAACAACTAAACATTCCATCTCCTGCTCAG GCACAAATGGATTCCCCCATGTCCCGCCTTCTTAGCCACGCTGGTATGGGCGGGTCCATCATGCCCTCTCAGGCCGCCAGCTTCATGAACGACGCTATCGAGAAGGCTCGCAAGGTGGCTGAAGAACAGGCGCGCCTCCAGTCACAGATGTCGGTGAAGCCCAACATTCTCAGTGCGTTGGGAAACTCCATACCTCATAACTTTGTCGCACTGGCCAATCTTCACGCCATGGGAATCGCCCCACC GAGAGTGGAAGTGAAAGAAGTGAATAAGCCAACGCCACTTATTCTGGATGACAAGGGTAGGACAGTGGACGCCACAGGCAAAGAGATTGAGCTCACACACCGCATGCCCACCCTCAAAG CTAACATTCGGGCGGTAAAGAGGGAGCAGTTCCGTCAGCAACTCAAAGAAAAGCCCGGTGAGGACCTAGAGTCCACATCATACTTTGACAATCGTGTAACTGTACTTGCACCTCAGCGGGCTCGCAAGACCTTCAAGTTCCATGAGCAGGGTCGATTTGAGAAGATCGCTCAGAGAATTCGAACAAAG GCCCAGTTAGAGAGGTTACAGAATGAGATTTCCCAGGCTGCCAAGAAGACCGGAATCCACGCCTCCACCAAGCTGGCTCTGATCGCCCCAAGAaaagacatcggggacagtgaggTGCCAAACATCGAGTGGTGGGACTCCTTCATCTTACCTACCAACATAGTGAT AAAACCAGAAACCAATCTTGATGAGATAGTGCTTTTTGGAGTTACCAATTTGGTGGAACATCCTGCCCAGATTAGCCCTCCAG TTGACAAAGACAAGCCAGTCACACTGGGTGTGTACTTGACCAAGAAAGAACAGAAGAAACTGAGAAGACAAACTCGACGCGAAGGCCAGAAAGAAGTACAGGAAAAGGTCCGTCTCGGACTGATGCCCCCACCGGAGCCCAAAG TTCGTATCTCCAACCTGATGAGAGTGTTGGGGACTGAGGCGGTTCAAGACCCCACGAAGGTGGAAGCCCATGTCAGAGCCCAGATGGCCAAGCGACAAAA AGCCCACGAGGAAGCCAATGCTGCACGAAAGCTCACAGCAGAGCAGCGCAAAGAAAAGAAGGTGAAGAAGTTGAAAGAAGATCTCAGCACTGGGGTTCACATTACAGTATACAG GATTCGTAACCTACAAAATCCTGCAAAAAAGTTCAAAGTGGAAGCCAATGCCAACCAGCTCTACCTGACTGGCACTGTCGTTTTGCATAAAGATGTCAACTTGGTCGTTGTGGAAGGAG GCCCCAAATCCCAGAAGAAATTTAAGAAGCTCATGATGCACAGAATCAAATGGGAAGAGCATAACTCTAAGAGAGATG ATCCAGATGGCGATGACGACACAAGGAGGAACAACAAGTGCTGGTTGATTTGGGAG GGTACAGCTAAAGACCGCTCCTTTGGGGACATTAAGTTCAAGCAATGCCCCACAGAGAACATGGCCAGGGAACATTTCAAGAAGCACGGCACGGAACACTACTGGGATCTGGCTCTTAGTAAGAGTGTTCTGGACAGTGCGGATGACTGA